Genomic DNA from Cheilinus undulatus linkage group 10, ASM1832078v1, whole genome shotgun sequence:
TATTTCAACTATCAGTACAGAAGGTGTAAAAGCTAACGGTCCGCTAGCATGAGGAAAAGCTAATGACTGATAGCTGCGCTGCCTTCCTGCGCAAACCTTACCTTTTCACACAGGACTTTAACCTGATTCTCTGTAAGCTGTCTGCACTCATTGAGTTGTTCAATCCATCCGTCCAGCTCCTTGGTAAAAGACTTGTCGTCCATGCCTGGTTTGCCGTCAGCTAATAAGCCGAACAGCTTTAAAATTCGTCGGGAAAACCTCTCGCTATTTTGTTCGTTTTGGTGGCCCGGCTACGCTACGTCCTTAGCAAGCTCCCTGGTCATTCGCTgcgtatgtgtatgtgtgtgcacgCGCGCATCTGTGTGCGCTACGTGAAAACAAATGCGTCAGCTGCCGTGCGTCCCTGCAGTTTAGTTAGTGGGGACAAAAATCTTAAGTTCACATGGCACAGAAAGGATGTACCTTTCCTTTTGGAACAAGGGCTTCTGGAGTGGCGAAGAAAAGACTGTCTCAGATAAATACCAGAACCAGTCCAGTCGGCTCTAGTTCAAAACAAGACAGAGCAAAAATAATATTGACGTCATTGCATCTCTCATGGACCCTTCAAGAGGTGAATAAAATGcctcttaaaatgttttaatgtgtcTGAAATTACATCTTTGTTTACTCTAAACGCTGACTTGGCTTGCTAAATGTATATTTTCCGAAGgctgtttaaaaaagaagtgTAAAATGTATGGAAGTCCAACCTCGCCAATATGGTAATCAAAAGGACCAGATCAGGACTGACTGCTTTTTAGACTGTGACCCCTAAGCTAAATAGTTACAGAAAAACATTCCTTAAACATGCAGACACTTAAAGCGGAACAAATGGACAACCATCCACCATTTATTTGGCAAAATGTATTCCGAATAAAATGCAAAGTGTTGAAATGATAATAATgcttaaacaaaacaaacctgTGTAAAGTAATTTAACATATGCATTTTCAAGGTCCTAGAGCATGTTGAGCACCACAGTATAAGGCAATGAATCATTGATTCAATGAATCAATTTAATGAACCTTTTTATGCATTTGTTTTGTAggaaagtggcaacaagggaAAGCAACAGCAGGCCAGACTTGAATTCATGCTCAACTGGAGGACTACAACCTTTCAAACATGGTGTGTGATTTAACTGCAAAGCCAGCTGCGCGCCAATGAACCATTAATTGATTAAATAAATTTAACCATTTCGGGCATGATCAGGTTGCCATTCAATTTAAATGTCATGCTTTTCATCCAGTTTCATCTTGTTTCATTTCAATTACACTGATTTATTCATTGTATTTATATTGTATAtatatcatattttcattgttttatgaaACCtggaaaacatattttattttgaaaatacatAATTACTCTAAACCAAAGTAGAGTAATACAAATTACATTATTTCTTTCAGCCTTCTCTCATACAAATCACCAACTATTTGGACTAAGAGCATATATGTGAGACATTTCCATTTGCAGTTAACTCAATATTTGTCAGGAAGATTCAAAATTGGGTTTGAATGAAAGCTAAGAGGGTCCCCTTTAAGATGCTACTAAACACAATAACTTTAAACGCTGAAAAATGTTGTTTCCATGAGCCTAAACCAGGTTATGTACCAGTGTCTAACAGGCAATTATCAGTAAGGGGTGGCTTACTTCATGACTGATAAGTATGAGTCAGCAACCGATCAGGAGAATCTATTTTGCCAAAAAATTACAACAGACATCGGTCCTATTCAAAAATTCTTACAAAAGTTTGCCACCCTGAGTGGTACTGATGTCTGGTCTGGCTCATGGACTTATAGGCTAACATTCACTCCTTGTTTGTAGGCTTAGCTGATTCTGTCTGTTTCATGGACAAGGAGCTAAAACCTAGTCAGTGAGTAGCCTATCCTTCATTTGAGCAGGAATTTAACATTTCAGATTATAACAAATTTTGTTGTGGGTGAGATAAAAGCTTATCTTGGCCTATTTATTGTTTGGAAAATCATTGTTGGACTGTATACTAATATTTAAGCCCAGaaaattgcctttttttttttttttttttttagctaatagACTACTAGCTAGTCTTGCTAATGTCAAATCAGAGCTTGTCAGAATGTCATGGGTTTAAATGTAATTTGTATGAAAGGATAAGCTGAAAGGCAGTGGAAGTTGGCTGATACTAGTATAAAAtctcttttaataaaaaaaggactgttttaaaaaacacagttttaactAGCATGCAAAGATATTGTTTTAGAACTATGAATAATTAACTTAGCCCCACAGAGAGGTAACCTAACCACCTCTTTCAGGTCACATTTGTGGTACTTTAACAGACCATGGGTTATTTGTGAAGTTGGTTGGTGTAGGCTAAACTGTTTAGGACTATATGCAGCAGCTGCTGTTAAATATGGAGGCCATTTAAAGACACCTTATGTGGGTAGCCAACTACTTCTACatttactactactactactactactaccagaCTACTGTACGCAAGTAAAAGTGCTGTTacttggttaaaatttacttaagtagaagtaaaagtaccggtcaataaatctactcaagtaaaagtaaaaaagaagtcatttaaagtttactctaAGTATTGATTACTAAGCAGATACTGTTTATCCACAAgggttttcaaagtgaaatatgatcttCCCTTAAAGTGTAATATAAACAAGAGAATATGGATCTCCCACCAGGTTATTTATTATAACGTGTGACCTCATGTAGTGAAATGCAGCAACTGTTTTGGGAGGTCATGTGGGATAATTCTCTCACTATTTGCTACTAACCATCATGTGTTATGGAAGTCaaacttttaaccattttattgttGACAGAATGGTTGGACCTACTTGCTTTGTCTTTTACtgcttatttttttactcagtacattttaaaatgtaactaagtaaaatatttcccccaaaatataatcaagtaaaagtactgttttgaaaagtactcaaaaagtaaattcacacacaaaaaacgactaaattaaaataatttgagtaaatgcattatttatttattttttttaactttccacccctgctacAGTATTACTGCTACAAAAATAGGCCTTTCTTGCATGATAACCACCATCAGAGACTTTGgccattaaaaaaaggaaatcctCTACCAATAAGGGGAATTCAGTTTTAAGGGGGTTTACTCGTTTTATCAGATACCAAAATAAGACCATGCTTTTTGTAAAACTGGGTTCTCTTTAGTGTTGGATTAGCAATTTCCCATCAAAAAAGACCTCTTTCCCTTAAAACACGTCAGACTGAAAagactacattacccacaaataCACAGTTTCCTCTCAAATGCTCATGCGCAGTCGTTTGCTCTACTCTGGACAGCTGTAGGAGAAAATGGCAGCACTCATGCTAGGACAGCAGGTAAGACGTTCAATGATTTCTATGCTTTACGTCCGTTTTTGATCCTTTTGGCCATTTCTTATATATaagaattatatttttaatattttaatctttCTGGACACCAGGGGGTTGTAttgcatttcaaacaaattcacaCGAGGCAGTGCACTTGAATgactgctaacgttagcttacAAGCTAGCTGCCTTGAACACAAGCGGTACATGGCGTGCCATAAGTCCATCAGCTGAAGTCTAGTTTTCTCTGCgtaaaaatcatgcattttctgttttctaggTCCGTCAGTTCAGCACGTCTGTGGTCAGACCTGCGGCAAAGCTGGTGAAAGTAAGTAACTACATGAGGTTAACAGATCGTTCAATGTTGCCGATAAAGACGGAAATATGTCTCATCAGGTTGATTAATCTTCACTTATTTTTCCCTCTAGCCCCCCATTCAGGTGTATGGAGTAGAGGGTCGCTATGCCACTGCTCTGTTCTCAGCTGCTAGTAAGCAGAACAAATTGGACCAAGTGGAGCAGGAGCTGGGGAAAGTCTCTGTAAGTTCAAATAAGACAACAAACTCCAGTTTATGATGTAGAGCACAATGATAATAAGAAAGACTTTATTGATAAAGCACCTTTAAAACGCGGGTTTTAAAAGTATGCTGACATACAACCAAAGCATACTTAGAGCACAAGATAGGTGAAAAACCCActaagcattaaaaaaacaaaaacactcaaattaACCAGACTATGGTGACCCAACAacataagaataaataaaacaaaatcccCAACCAGAGTAGCCCAGCCAGCCCTCAGGACTATTATCAGATCCCCATCATTATAATAACTCAGTAACATGAACTGAGACCAGGAGGACCAGAGTTGCAATTTAAAGAGAGCTGAATAATGAAAAGAGATCAACACAATGGATGATTCTTgatatttcatcaaaattttaATCACAGGTTGATCAgtattatttttgtgtgtaaacaaAACTTTCCTTATCAGATGTGGTGTTTATTTAAAGAATTGGACTTCAAGATAATGATTTCAGTGTTAGGATGTTTACCAGTACAACTACCTTTGTTTGAGAGCATACCTTGaattttgctttgtttcatgttttttaggCCCTGATAAAGGATCCCAAGCTCTCCAGTGTTGTAATGAATCCTCATGTAAAGCGCAGCATCAAGCAGAAGACCTTCGGAGATGCTCTCACAAAGGCTAAGCTTTCACCCATCACCATCAACCTCATCAGTGAGTGATCACGCACCATGTCTAAAAGACCCCTGTTTGTGCCATAGTTTTGGCTTTGATTATATCTGTATTACTTTTTGGGATCATAGCTTCTGGTCTCTGTAGTTGTTTACTGAAAAATTTACTGAATACACAGGATGGTATTCAAATATTAAATAAGCTCCATATAATTGAAAATCAGAAGACTCCagctggtttggttcagtagcTACAGTAACTGGAAGCAGGGGAAACTGCTTtatatctgtgttttttcaCTGACAGAGTACAAACATTAAATGTATTATATTAAATTAGTCCCTGTAAAGAAGTACTGTCTTGTTGTTACTTTCTTTCATTTATGTTTAcaaaccaaatttaaaaaacacatcacatATGTCTTTTATTCTTTGAGGTAGTAACTGTGGTAACATAATTACACTCTGTAAGAAGTTTCCTTCTCTTTATTCATACCTTCATATTTTCAGAAGGTTTGTGTCAGATTGAAGTGTAAAACCAACTTGGGTAGAATAATATGTACAAACTTtactctgctgctgtcttgCTTTCTGCCAGAATAGATCCgcagcacaaaaacacatttttctttggaATATTACTTTGATATTAATATATATGTTTGCTGGCTGTGCTCTTTTAACAAGTCATTTGTAAGTGTTTTTGATAGGGTTTTCTTTGACCTCTGGAGGACCTTTGGAGGTCACAGAGAGCTGAAGGTTGTAAAGCCTGCTGACTACACTGTGTAGCTGGTTTGCAtgtaatattaaaaatgttagtgtatttttgcttttgtaTGTGAATATTTGGAAATCTGCCAGTTTTAGTTAAGCAGTGATATGATTCAATATATTTTGAGATTCCAAAATACAAATATGACTATAGACATGGTCAGGCTGAGAGGAATTTGTTAGCTCTGTTATGCATTTCCAATAGCAGCATACTGCTCAATAGGATGGCTGCATTGATATTGACTTATATTTGCCTATGTTTCTACATtggaaataatgtttttgcATTATAATCAGTGAACTGAAGTCACATACATTAGTTATAAGTATCTAAtaccaacattttaaaatatgaatttttcattatttttatcacCCTATTTCAATTCATGCCAATTGTTGTGGTATCATGCTTTTTTACTCTCCAGATGTTTTGGCTGACAATGGTCGTCTTACCTTAACTGGGGATGTTATCACTGCTTTTGGCAAGATGATGAGTGCACACCGTGGAGAGGTCATCTGCTCTGTCACCACTGCTCAGGTATGAAACTAGTAAGCATACGTGAAATGTGTTCCTGGATATCCTTGGGCAGTCTCCTAGAGATGAAGACTGGTCAATTCAAAAGAACTGTTCATATTATGTGCCAGTCACTCATAAGTAATgaatttgctgtaaatattttgcTCAGTCTTTTAAACATAATTGTGCTTATCCATTTCAGCCTTTGGATGAAGCTAATCTGTCTGATCTGAAAGTAGCTCTCAATGGCTTCCTTCAGAAGGGTGAAACCATCAAGCTGGAAACAAAGGTAAAAAGTCAATGCTTGTCATCAGatatatttagttttaaaaactattgggtattttttgtgaaagaaaataaaattgtaaaagaGTGAGCATGTAATAATTTTGTCATTCTTCTCCTAGTTGGATCCTGCAATCCTTGGTGGCATGATTGTCAGTATTGGAGACAAATATGTGGACATGTCCACCAAAACAAAGATTCAGAAGCTGACCAAGCTCATCAAGGAAACCTAAGTCCTGTGGACTTAAATTTGGAAAAGATTGGAGTTCACCATCGGGGGAAATGCTGATAAATGTATATTGCTACCTGCTCTAGCACTGCAGTTGCTCCATTGATCCAGTGTCTGTGCTTCATATggatgttaataaaaaaaataataataaactacAAAAAGTGGAGGATGgccttttgttttcattgaggactatgacacgttttttttttttttttttgtagcaatGACTGGTGATGATGATATAGACACGATTTCTTAGTGGTTAAAGTAATATAAAATAGTCATTCAAGTAATTAATATTTTtcgaaaaaggtaaaaatatacaATGTTTTCAGTAGACCCCATTTTGCTACGTTTAAAGAAGGTGATATTTAGAAGAATCCATGGATGTAAACTGCACTCAGTCTCGTTTCCTGGATTCCCTTGTGCGCATGCGCGGATCGCGCATcctgttttattaattttttttcagggCGAAAATGGCTGCCTCTCTCATCTAAACCTCTGCCTAAAGGATTAAATGAGTATGATATAGGCAGCAGAAATAACAGTGCCACTTCAAGACAACAAGGATGGGCGCAAGAGAGTAGTTTGTGCAGCGCTGTTATAACCATGTTGGAGCTGCCAGAGAAAGAAAACGCATGCGATCCGAAATTAACCCTTTCCAGTTCAACATCCACTGACAAATAAGGTACGAAGAATTAATTTTAACTTCATTATAACAGTTAAGAATTCTAGGCAAAACCACTTGCATTGATTCATATGGTTTATTTTAAAGCTAAAGCTGTAGTTTACATCACTTCGTTTGGACATCACGTATGTTTTGTAATGTAACGCTAAAAGGCCTGCCCACTCCTGCAAAAGGGAGCATCTCGAAATTCTTCTTTGGCTTTGTGTTTGTCCGAATGCACGTGTGCATGGCCCTCCTACCTAATTATTGTACTTCTCTGCACTCCTACAGAAAATGATGCATCAAgtgaccagcagcagcagtgactATTGTATGAGTGGGCTGGCAGAGGACTGTCACCCAGTCAGCCACTTTGATTTATGTAGCACACAATCCAACAAATTCTACTCCTCTGCCACAACCTCTGGTCTGCAGCTGTCCCTTGCAGGCCTGGCACCTTTACCACAGGGCATGCACAAAGCCATGGCTTGTCAGATGCAAGACAACCAGACTGACTTCCAGATTCAAACAGTGAGGATTGGTGAGCATGTGGTGCCTGATAGCTCTAAGAAGAAGAAGGGCATGGTGAAGTCTGGGCGGAGAGGGAGGCCATCAGGCACCACTAAGTTAGCTGGTTACCGCACAAGTACTGGGCGCCCACTTGGGACAACTAGAGCTGCTGGGTTCAAAACCAGCCCAGGGAGGCCCCTTGGTACCACCAAAGCAGCAGGATATAAGGTCAGCCCTGGCAGGCCCCCCGGCAGCATCAAGAGTCTAGCTCGGCTGAAGAAGCTGGAGTTCGACTGTGACACCGCCAAGAAACTTGACTTTAACAACATCAGTGTTCCCAAGAAATTGGACTTCACTAGCTGTGAGGTTCCATCTTTTCCATATGCCATGATGGAGAAAAGACCCCTCTGTGAGCCCAGTGACAAAGTGGATGAAACCAGTGAATAGCTGGATAAACATTTAGTGCATGAGAAGCAGGATGTCAAGGAAACTAAGTGTCTTTGTGTCTTGACTctgattaaatttcaaatgtacAGTGTTCAACATGGTCCACATGTTCTCATAATAACTGACTGAATTAGAAGTATGTTATTCCAGCGTGGAAGAAATGCATGCATAGTAAATACTAACAGATCAGTGtaagcaaaaaaatgtatttagccATTTTAAACATTACCAGAGACTGGATTTTTCCCTCTTATATTTCTTCTTCTGATTCATTGTTCTCTCATTCACTTTATATTTCTGTGCTCTGTTTCTTGTGATATTTACTACATTTATAAAAGTTGCATTTTAGTACAAACAGCCAGcacactcatttttttccccctaaacCCAATGACTATGTGGATAATGTGCTGATGTCCAATCTGTGTAGTCGAGTTGTCTTCGTTTTACTTTGTAACCATCCTACATTATTGCAgtatttattttgcactttgtGAATGTAGTTTTGCTTGTTTTGTGACGATAGCAGATTTGTCCTCCAAAACTCACTTGATAAGCACTTCCAGGTGTACATGTATGTTGTTATGCTCTTTGTTGtgttataaaaaaagaaaaagttttttgtgaaatatgtAATAAATGCTAATGTGTTgtatgtgataaataaaaatcttttcCACATAACTATTTTCAGtcaaattgaaatcatgttGTTCTCTCTGTTGCCACAAGGGGGCTCGTGTCCTTAGATAAT
This window encodes:
- the si:ch1073-44g3.1 gene encoding UPF0461 protein C5orf24 homolog → MMHQVTSSSSDYCMSGLAEDCHPVSHFDLCSTQSNKFYSSATTSGLQLSLAGLAPLPQGMHKAMACQMQDNQTDFQIQTVRIGEHVVPDSSKKKKGMVKSGRRGRPSGTTKLAGYRTSTGRPLGTTRAAGFKTSPGRPLGTTKAAGYKVSPGRPPGSIKSLARLKKLEFDCDTAKKLDFNNISVPKKLDFTSCEVPSFPYAMMEKRPLCEPSDKVDETSE
- the atp5po gene encoding ATP synthase subunit O, mitochondrial; protein product: MAALMLGQQVRQFSTSVVRPAAKLVKPPIQVYGVEGRYATALFSAASKQNKLDQVEQELGKVSALIKDPKLSSVVMNPHVKRSIKQKTFGDALTKAKLSPITINLINVLADNGRLTLTGDVITAFGKMMSAHRGEVICSVTTAQPLDEANLSDLKVALNGFLQKGETIKLETKLDPAILGGMIVSIGDKYVDMSTKTKIQKLTKLIKET